One Coffea eugenioides isolate CCC68of chromosome 2, Ceug_1.0, whole genome shotgun sequence genomic window, TTTTGCAGTTTTCCATTCCTACTAGTGGATAGAGTGATTGAGTACAATCCTGGAGTTTCAGCTGTGGCTATCAAGAATGTGACCATAAATGACAATTTCTTTCCTGGGCATTTTCCAGAGAGGCCGATTATGCCTGGAGTTCTCATGGTTGAGGTAAATAATATTCAACTGCAATTTGTTAGAGAAattatttctaaattttttgttttaacgTCCTAAAGTTGCCTTCTTTTTTGCCTCTAGTACTTTATGCAATCCTTATTGCTCACATTTCGATATTAGCCATTAAAATGTTCAATTCTTATGAGTTTAGATGCATTCAAAACACAGAATGACTTTCCTACTTACATGGAAAGTCGAGCATATTTTCTAATGGTACAGTACTTTTTCATCTTACTAATAAAGGCAATTGCATTTAATGAAAACTGGCTTGACAACCTGCCAAGAGCATTGACCTCAGAGAATGAGGAGTGATTGTAGATTTGTTCTACTTGGTTGACTATGTTGTGCCAAACTGTGGTTCTACTTTATTTCCTGGTCCAGTGTGGCTAAAGATGCACTATACTTCTCAAACTTATTTTCATATCTTCCGAGAAGTTGACAATCCACATCTAGTTTTTACATCAACCTAATCATATTAATGAAATAATGCTATTATTATCAAATCATTGTGCCAATTCCTCTGCTTCTTTCACTGGTACAACCTTTGCATTGTATAGTCGTTCTATCCTGGATCTCCCTTGGTAATCCGATTATCATTAATAACTGTTCCCGTCCCCAGTTGGTTTAGGATCAAACCCTGCCTGCCGCTGCTTTTAAAACGTATTGCTTGTGGCGTCTATTTGCTTCTTTGAAGTCCCTTAGATAACTGGCCAAGAATGTCGACATGCTTGGTCAGTGACTTACAATGCTCCTGTGACACCACATTTATATTGTTTGACAGCAACCAAAGGTTACTACTACCTTTCATGGTAATTTAAGTGATAGATTCAGAAAATCCTCCATGCAGCCTTTAGCTTGCTTAAACCTCAGAATCTGGCTACTGGAAATTTCACTGCTTAAAGATTGCACCTCCACTGGGAACTGAAACAGGGAAATTTTCATATCCTTGTTTCAGCAGCAGGAGTTGTGGAACCATGCTCGTTTTGAACCCTTCCTTCCATCAACTTAGGGCATCTAGGCTTCTTCAtgacaaaaatttcactttatttggGATATTCAGCTTCAATAGTCATCTCCAGACCTTGTTAAACTTCTAATGAGTGCTATATCGTATTAGTCTTTACCATGTCAGAGCACTAATTAGATGGTAATCACGTCTACATTTTAACCACCTTACCACATTCTAATGAGTGTGGTAAGTGGTTCTAGTTACCTTGCTTTTACACCTTACAGCTAACAATTGTGCAAACTGTGTATTGCTTCGTAATGTTATCCTTCACATGACTGCTATTTTCTTGTTATTGTTaccttattattattattgttttggaATCCATCTTCTTCAGTTCCAATTTACTCCTGCAGATCCTCTGGTTGGTTTCACTTCAAGTCATATGACCTTGTTCATAGTTAAGCTATTCTATTAACCAATTGGTGTTTTTCTAATAGGGGAGCCAATCTTGGCTTATTAAGCAAAAGAACCTATCCAGGTTACCTCAAGTGCTAATCAAATTGGATTTTGAAAGAAGAAATTGGAAAAGAATGGAGGGGAAGTACTAGCATTTAAAAACATCTTTTAAGTTTTGTTCAAAACAATAATGATGAAGTCAGTCAAAATTATCCATTTGGATAGATATCTCAATATTAAGATCTATTTTTCGGGAACCCTGTCCATGGATTTTAAAAATGGTTTAGTACTATACTGGGTGAGGCTCCACTTTAGTAATCTGGTTGGCCGTCATATAATCCTTAGTTGTGGGAATTCACTATTGTTATTTTGacattatttttccttttcatgaGATACTTGTTTTTGTCAATGAGGAAAAACTAACAGGTAGCTGAGGTTTCACAAAGTAGAAAGCACAAGCTAGAGCTTACGGTTTTTGATTCTGAAGATCTCCAAAAGCCTTGGGCTCAATGTGAAATAGAATTAACCTCCTGTTGTTGTcaaagttttgatgaatttattttgttttacatTAGGACATTATAAAgtctagtttttggatgatCTAGTGTTCAGTCAATGTAACCATCCTAACTTGTTGATTTGTTTTTTTTCATCAACTACCTCTATGAACAAAATCTTATAATGGCGGTGCTGTTTGATACAGGCAATGGCCCAGGTGGGTGGCTTGGTTATGCTGCAACCTGAAGTGGGAGGCTCTCGTGAGAATTTCTTCTTCGCTGGAATTGACAAAGTCAGGTTTAGGAAGCCAGTAATTGCAGGAGACACTTTGGTCATGAGAATGACACTCATCAAGCTGCAGAAACGCTTTGGAATAGCAAAGATGGAAGGAAAAGCCTATGTTGGATGTGACTTGGTCTGTGAGGGTGAATTTTTGATGGCCACAGGCAGTGAATGAGTATCTGTAGCCTGGTTGGTTGCAAACGTTCGGAAACTTGTATTTTCTCCTTGCTTCCTGCTTTCCGCAATTTTATGTTTTCCAAGAGTCTGGTAGGTAGCTGCTTTTTGACAATTACAGCGACTCATTTGTATCGCATTTTATATCGCATTTTAGATGGTATCTGCAGCATCTAGTAGAAGAACTCCGCTAAAATCTGTTGAGTATATTGAAGACAAATCCAACAGTTTCTACATTAGGTAGATGGAGTTGTGACTGCCTGTATAACATAAGAATTCAAATGTTTTTGAGATTCAAAAAGCAGAGTTGGAATCTTCTTTGTTCAGCAGCTCTCATTTGTATGTTAGCCCAATCTTTAGACATTTACGCCAATGCTAAAGATGACTTGGTAGGTGGCATATCTTTTGCACTTATAGTTGGTTAACTAATCACGGGAATACAGGTACTTCCTATATTTGCTTGTAGCATATTTAAGACTAATTTATCTTTGCTTGATTTACAGACATGCAAAACAGTTTTCATTGACTGTCTAGTAGAATATTGCGGATCCATACGGCAGGTTGCACTTTGCTTAAATGTTGGGGAACGGAacattgccaaaaaaaaaaaaaattgaattatcGTGGAGGAACTCTGCTCTGATTTCTTCTTTCTACAGGCAATCAGTTTTTACATCGTCGTTGGAATTATACAGCTGACAAACCAATAGCCCCAAGGGGTGTCTTTCCTTGGCCTGCCTCAAAGTAGAAAATTAGCATAGCTACCATAGCAAGTCTTGCGTGCTTAATCTCTGCTAACTTTAGTCTCTCAAGCTTCTCATTGTCAGGAATGTAAACTCCATCCCTGAGTGTTCCAGCAACTCCCAGTGGGTCGAAGAATTTTCCGCCAGGATAGCCTTGTTCACCAGTAGCATTTGCGAAGTTTTCAGCAGTTCTAGACCATGGTGTGGCCCATTCTACAGATTGTGAGTCAGGGTTGAAAAAATCAACCCATCTTTTGCTCTCAACCCACCCCATGAGTAGGAGTTGAGTACCGAGGAGCGAACCAAAGGAGAAGGGTGCAATGGCACCAGGGTCAGCGCCAGCTTGAAACCATGGGATACCACTCCATGCCTGGCCAACAAAGATTCCAACAACCGCAGTCATTGCCCATCTGCCATGAATGAGCTCAGCTTCTCTATACCATTTCAAGAATGCTGGATCCTTGCCAAGACCAAGTGGATCAAAACCGTAGTCACCAGGGAGCCTGCGATGCATAGATCCAGCTAACATAAATCACATGATATAGGAGACTGGGTAGAGTGGGATGCAGGGAGTAAAAAATATACAGCAGGAGCAcgaaaaagtttttttttattaaataaactagaaaaTGTCAGTACAGCAGTTGTCATAACTCTAGCGAAAGAGGTAGTCAAAGGGAAAGAGTGAAAGGTTGCTTACGAGCCATCGAGATGCTCAGGGTCAAGGATGCCTGGACCAGTTCTAACACCAGGAATCCATGACTTCTTGGGAGGACGAGCAGCTACCACAACTAATCTCTTTGGAGCAACAGCAGCAGCACCACCGACTCTAGCTGCAGTTGGTGAAGCCAGCAGGGCCTGACTTTTCTTTCCACCAGTCAAGAAGGGAGAGCCCAATCCATTTAGTACTGCAGCAGATGTGGCAGCCATAGCCTCGCTCCCTTTTACTTGTTACCCTTCTCTTACTTTGTGCAGAAAGATTAGTGGTGAACGGTGACACCAAAATATTATTGTTGGTCTCAAGTTTGTTGGCTACTAAATGCAGACTTGGCTTGTTATATGGTCATGGGGGAACCTGAGAGGGTAGGGGGAGGATCAAAAGAGGAGCTTCCTGAGGAGCCAAGTAGGATGAGTGAAATCCAACATCTCTGTTGGATAGATTTCGGACCAATGAGATGATGAGCTCCATCTGCACCCACCGTATTTGTCTATTCCACGTGGACCATTCATTCTcctctagtttttttttttgtagttaaCGCAGTTACTGCTAGATGAATTGAGCTCCCTAAGCATCTGAGGAGGATACTTCGAGATTTTCTCTCTGATCCTCAATATTGTTCACAGGTTTTTGTgatcttaaaacatgatttcGTACTTGAACAATCATAGCATGCAAAAGCGTGCTAAATTTGAACGTTGGAAGCAACGCTAACAAATATTCTTTTCTGATAAGAAGAAATTGGCCTTTAAAACATTAACATTTCCAGTCAAGCAGTGAAAATGTTGTCGTTAAAAATCATTCATGGCTAAATCATCCCTGATTTGTGATACCAAAGCTTTACACGCGGGGTCAAGATTTAGCAGAAAAAGTGACGGTAATTAAGTGttcaaacaaaaccaaaaaaattagACTAAGAACTGTAATGATACTCTTGCAAGGTTTTGGAGTGGGTTTGTTCGTGGCACAGTCTATGGATGATCATGAAGCAACGTTACTGCCCATTATCAGATTATTATACGACTGCAAGATTCTAAATGCAGTAACCCACTCTGTTTccttgattaaaaaaaaaaaaaaggccctCTCTGTTGTAAAAGAATTAAGGATGGATCAAGCACTCAAAAGGCCCTCTCTGCAAGAAAGACTGCAGGAAGATTTCAGCCTGTCCAGTAAGAGATTTCGTGATGCTGATATTCTAATATTCTTTAGTCAGAACAGAAGAAGACATCATCCCTGCTGATTACTCATTCCTGATTCCTCCATAGGGTACTTAAAAAACAGCAATGGTCACATACGCAACTTACAACAGAAGGGCTGCTCTTCCATGCGATTCAGACAAGTTTTCATTGTCTCAAAAACTTGCATGAtacaaagccaaaaaaaaagagtttcgtATTTTGTGCTAGTtctaaaaccaaaaaaatgagcaaaagcaaaaataaaaacacTCTGCGTCGtactaatttttcttttacttaATTGTCGCAACTCTCGTTAGGAATTCTAATTGCTTCGTGTAATTTACCTTTGGAGGAGTTGAAGAATCCTCATGATGCACGAAACGAATCTTTGCTACTCTCTTTCTATTTCTTTCATACGTCACCAAGTCATTGTATTCTTTCCTTACTGTTGTTTTAAAGCTATACTGATGCTAACATTCAAGGACCACGGCAATTCCTTCTTGCCTCCATCAAGAACTTATCATGTCAATGGCTTGCTCCAGTTACCTAGCTGATGCTTCGCTTTACTTCTAATTCAAGAAAGACCCGGCCTCTTTTTTCCATGCGGGCTCTGTTGAAATTGCATCTCAGGCACAGTATTGTTAACAAGGTTGAAACTGAGGCAGCAGGTTAAGCAGGGCAACGGAAGACCTTGGCTGGTACAAAGGTAAATAGCAACAAGTGAATGGCCCTCCATTGTTTACCAATATTCATCGGTTTAATGCAAAGGCAAGCTGCGATGCATAATCCTATGGCAGTGCAAGGCCAAGTCTATTAAGTTCCAAATGGGTAAGAACAGCACTTCAAAAATTTGAAGTACGCAATGTAATCTACATTTGACCACAGCTACGTAAGTTACTGAATGGTCAACTCGATTCAATTTCTATTCGTCGTTTCGTACGCATTTTAGAAGTACCAGCAATTTTTAATTCTTCCCTTGTACTATCCTCTCAAGTCTCAATCCACAGCCCCACAACCACTAGCAGTTTGATGTTGTCGCCACTCGCCACCGGCTACTCACTCAATTCTCAATAGTTCCATTGTCAATGTCAATTTCCTCACCTTTAAACCAAATTTAAGCCTTGAACCATAAAACAACCTTCAAAGTTTTTAGCTTTATGACCTTGTCCATTTCTTAATCTGGAATGATGGCTGATTGCCTCTGTAGTATTCTCAACTCCCGCGCTATCACCAGCCTCTCCCTCCTCATCCCTTGCTGTCCACCTCAGAATCCCTTTATTTCCCCCCAAGCTCTTTCCTTTGCCAACCCCAGGGTTccaagaagaaggaaagaaaagcaacTTTTGTTCTGTATAAGTAATAATGAACCGTcttcctcaatttcttcctcATCGAAATTTGACATCATTTCCACCCGTGGTACTGGCACTAAATTTGCTCTCTTTCGCCACTTGTGCGTTTACCTATCCTTCTATGTCTTATTGGGTTTTTGGATTTAGATTAATTTCGTCTTTCTTTGTGTGTCTATGAGTCTATCATTATTTGTTAAAGTTAAGGGCTTTGCAGTTGCTTCTTTATCTGATATAGTATCTGTTTGTTTTGTATTTGTGACTTTGTGCATTTTTGTGGCAGAGCATTCTGATGGTAGTATAGTCTTTCAGTTTGGGGACCCCCGTGAGGCTATGAAGGATGATGAATTAAAGCAATCCAGTTTGAGCAATAAAGGAGGGGAAAGTGACGGTCAGGTGGAATCTAGGGTGGTGAAGGTTTTGGATGGTGATCACGAGAGGAAGGTTATAGTCAAAAAAATGGAAAGAGAAGTCAGGGTTCACAGCTCAAATTTGGTCGCTGATAGTGGCACTTCAGGGGTTGTTAGTACTAATGAAGAGAGCAGTACTAGTAGTTTTCTGGAAGGACCTAGTAAATCAAGTGAGAAGTTAAATGCTGAAGTGCCTGTTTCTGGTTTAAGTGTAGAAAAAGGTTGGAACGTTTCTAGTTCCGAGTTAAATGCAAATACTCTTATAGATGCCGATGATACTCTGTCAACTGTCTCTGTGCTTGAAAAACGTAGTAAAAAAGAAAGTGGCGAAACTTCTGAGGCATTACTTGATGGTAAAGGAGATAATGAAGTTCTGCAACAGTTGGTATCTGTGAAGCCTGATTCGCCTACAGAAGTAACAGATACTGTTCACCAGGAAAGTGATTCCGAGAGTGTTGAACTTCTGGATTTGCCTGGAGATAGTGAGTCTCATAGTTTAGAATCTGGGATAAATAATATAATCATGGATGATAGCAGTGACAGTGACACCATTGAAGTCATGCCTGTGTCTCCTGAAACTGATGCTGAACCAACTCTTGATGAGGAAGCTGGTTGTATTGCAGTTGACACTTTTGGAGAAGAAGATACATCCATCCAAATATCAGAGGTCAGCTATGCATTTTATGTTGGTGTTAATATGATCACAGATGCATGtcaatttttctgttctctgcAAGTGTTTGGTGATTTGCATGACATGAggaaatggtgaaatttttgtTATTGGCATTGGATAATTGTTTGGTAAGGTTTATGTTAATTTGGCTGGCTTTCTTGTAAAGTGGCTGGGAACCCAGGTATGACTAATTAAAGTATGCAAGTCATAAAACTGAAGCATGTTGAGTGTATTGGGAGGTAGCTTGTAGCATACATGCGTTTAGTTTTATCTACCTTTTGAGTTTACTTCTGCCTACACATGGCCCCCCCCGGGGGGGGGCACGCTTTTATTCAATATCATTAAATATCATTGCTTAAAAACATGAATTGTCAACAATAACAACCAGTTTTGAGAGCAACATACTTCTCATTTGTGATTATGATAGCTGAATTTCATCCTAGTTTACACGCTTTGGCAGATCAAAAGTGACCAGTCAATCGTACTCTCAGAAGCAGGAATAGGTCTGGACAAGTTACAAAGAAGTGACAATTCTGAAACATCAAGTCTTGAAATCATACAATTGGAATCCCCGGAAGTTCCAGTGGATGGGTATCCCGCTCAATCTCGCTTATAAGATGCTTCAGTTATCCATTGTTGTGCTCTTGTGTTAACAATTTGAACGACTATCTTCATTAATAAGATGTCCTTTGTAGTCAATATAATGCTGGGAAAAATATGAAAGGTATTAGGAAAGACTTTCTTCTTTAGGAAAGGAATTATCCAGTTTGTGAATCAGGTTTTCTTTCCCTAGTGAGAACCAGTCATTGCATTTCCCTCACTATGagcaattttgacatttttccACATAGCTTTGGTGCTGCTTTTACTAATATTGCCCGGTTGATGTTTCAGAAATCAGAGAATTGTATCTTGGGTTAAATGAGCATGTAATTAATTatgtttcttccttttttttttgttcaattcTTAACAGTGAGGAAATCCCCATAGCAGAAATTGTTTTATCATCTGCTGCTGCATTGTTGCCACATCCCGCTAAGGTACATCTTGCATTTACACAATCTGGCGACAGTTTATGTTTTAAATTAGAAGAACAATGTTTTGGTTTTATGTCTGAACATCACTTGTTAGGTCCTCTGGATAGCCCCTTTTAAGTGGTTTTCTGTTTGCAAACCTCCATGGCATTGCTTTAAAGCACGTTCCTGGTTTGGCAAAGAATTATCTATATATAGTTAGGAAATTATAAAGGGAATGAACTGCTGCGATTCAATCAATTATAATTTGAGTCCCCATTGGTTCTTTCTGGTTCTTGAATGTCTTGGCTTTAGCAATTGATTGGAACTTTTAATAGAATAATAAATAAGTTATTAGCCTGTCTTTGTTATGATAGTAAACATTGTTATGCAGTAAGTGATTCaatagaaaataattttcaGCTATTGACGGGTGGAGAGGATGCATACTTTATCTCTGGCCGATATTGGTTGGGAATAGCAGATGGGGTTGGCCAATGGTCGGATCACGGTAAGCTCCCTATTATTATTTTGCACTGTTTGCAGAACCTGTAATGAgttggcttcttttttttttttttaacttctaatCTTCTTTACTGGTCTCTCTTAAATGAACATGTGATCACTACACCTATTTCTTCTAAGGCAATTTTTCAGAGTTTTCAAGACGGCTAGTTTTGCCTCTGCAGAAAGAATAATGTAGTGTTGTTTGTCCAAACAGCTCAGTTATCCAGTTGAACAAGAGCAGCCATGTTTCTTCATGGAATTTCAATTGAGAGTTGAACCAGTTTATGTCTACTTGTTCAGGTATTGATCCAGGAGTTTATGCCCGGGAACTCATGgataattgtaaaaagattgTCTCAGAGGGCAACGGATCCATAAGAGCCACCCCAGAAGAGGTCCTTAGTTTAAGTGTTGCCAAGTCCCAGTCTCCTGGATCCTCAACTGTCTTGGTTGCTCACTTTGATGGTCAGGTATAGTGTCTCATGACTTCAGAGTTTCTTTCTGGCTTAACTTTTGCTGCCTATGATATATAGATTCTGAATAAGAATTTGATCTGTCGTATTTTCCTCATACTGTTCCTTCAACCGATAACACAGTTTGCACTTAATCACAAGTATTTAAacatattaattatacatttatgaAACCCATTTGCCAATCAATTTAAATTACCACATAGGGTCTACACGATTATAAGTCAATCATGACAATGTACAATGTACGTATAATGGCCCCAAAATATGACACGACTCAATTGCCATACAAGTAGATGTAGTATCACATCATATCATATTGTGGCATGATTTATAAAATATCTAATGATGGTGTTGGAATTGATATGGATATCCATTCCCAAAGAACTGATTTTGCATCAGAACTGATGAGCATATTTGCTTCATATTTGTAACAAGCCCCAACTGAAAAATGCTTTTCAAGCACCTCTGGAGCTGATCTGATGTTAACTTGTACTTGCTGACAGGCCCTTCATGTGGTTAATATTGGAGATTCTGGATTTCTAATACTCAGAAATGGTGTGGTTTTCGAAAGGTCATATCGGATGACCTACAAGTTCAATTTCCCATATCAGATTCAAAGGGGTGGTGACCCATCCGAACTTTTGGAGGTGTGTTGTTGCAAACTCAATCCTTCTGATACATTAATAAATAGCTGTAGATATCCACAACTTGATGAAAGGTAAGTTTTGAATATGTTCTGCTTCAGGAGTACGAGATTGAATTGGAGGAGGGTGACGTTATCATTATTGCAACAGACGGACTCTTTGACAATTtgtatgagcaagaaatagtaTCAATAGTCTCAGCTTCATTGAGCGCTGGTAGACGACCGAAGGTCTGCTGCATCTTGATCAAGATTTCTGAGTTTTGATGAGATCCAGacagaaaaattagctaatgtccCTCTCCATGCTCCACTACTTGCAAATTCAGAATTGTTTTAGCATGAAATGACCAATGAGAAATAGCTCCCTCGGCTGTGACCAGTCAAACTGAGTGCGTTAACAAGAGGGCCTTCATTCTGTTCCTTCTCTTTCTCCGTTGTTTGTCTTCTCTTATGCTTACCTGGGGAGAGGGGGAGGGTAGTGGCTGCTTGGGGCGTTTAGAGAACCGACCCAACTTCGGGCCGCTCATTATTCAGCATCCTTGTGCAATGCAATATCACGTAATTTCCCTGGGCGCATTTGCAAACGTTGTGGTTCCTGCCAATTTGTTTAACCTGCAACTGCATACTTGTAACTTAAGCTAACAGCTACGTGATTACACTTGTGAAACATTCATTATACCTAGGATTTCATATGCGACACTTCCACGTTCTATTCAAGGTTGTTCACAGTTTCTTAGCATGTTCTGATTCTATTCAATTCAATTGGTTTAGAGAATTGCGAAAATGTTGGCGGCAGGAGCACAAGAGGTGGGCAAATCCTCTACCGAAAGATGTCCGTTTGCTGATGCAGCTCGCGCAGCTGGTCATGCAAGGAGGCACAGTGGTGGAAAGCTTGATGATGTAACTGTTATTGTATCATTGGTCCGAAAGGAATACAGCACCCATGGCCGTGGGTTGTGATCTTGATGTTCAACAACTCTAGCTTCTTTTCTCCTCCATGATGCTAAACAAACATGATGGTTAGTGTTTCCGATCTTTCATGGTTAGTGTGACTTCTGCAAGTTATCATAGCTGAACTCATCGCCTGTTTTTTTTTGCAGACCGCTGACTTCCGAATTGATGATAGTAATAAGACgtcaagttttcttttcttttcttcatagTTAAAAGGATTGGCGAAGTTTTTATACAGGAGCTATTCCATCACAGGGTGCTGTGATCAAGCAGAGGAGTAGCGTTTGAAACAGAAAGATGGCTCGTTCTGCTGATGCCattaatattaataattaaaaaagaaaaagaaaaaaggattgCTGTCCTGTGGGAAATGCACCGAAGGATTTGTTGTGGCAACAAAGCAAAAATGCACAAGGGCATGCCTTCATCATATCATGTTGTATCATATTCAAACTGACATCAACAAAACTCTCTGAGGTGTGCTGTATGATCCTAACCCTTCATGAGTTGTTTTCTATAGACAGATTGATAAATAGCACGACTGGTTGTATTAGTATAGCGCACACCACTAATATTAAACATTTCGGAAGAGTGGATTTCATTATTTGTATGCGCAATATTCTGTTCCATTGATTTTCAGACGCTAAATGATGTGGGGGCCCGGGCTCAGGAGCCTCGGAATTGGAGACTAACAAAATTCatcactcaaaaaaaaaaaaattttatgattgcGCATGAAATCAAAAATCGTGTAGTAGGTAGAATCTGTCTGAGATCGAGTGATGGCAGTCCAAAGAAAGCTTTCAcattttctcctttcttttccgGCCACGGACTATGAACCgtgaagctttttttttttttttctttaaaaaaa contains:
- the LOC113762413 gene encoding probable protein phosphatase 2C BIPP2C1 isoform X4 — encoded protein: MKDDELKQSSLSNKGGESDGQVESRVVKVLDGDHERKVIVKKMEREVRVHSSNLVADSGTSGVVSTNEESSTSSFLEGPSKSSEKLNAEVPVSGLSVEKGWNVSSSELNANTLIDADDTLSTVSVLEKRSKKESGETSEALLDGKGDNEVLQQLVSVKPDSPTEVTDTVHQESDSESVELLDLPGDSESHSLESGINNIIMDDSSDSDTIEVMPVSPETDAEPTLDEEAGCIAVDTFGEEDTSIQISEIKSDQSIVLSEAGIGLDKLQRSDNSETSSLEIIQLESPEVPVDGEEIPIAEIVLSSAAALLPHPAKLLTGGEDAYFISGRYWLGIADGVGQWSDHGIDPGVYARELMDNCKKIVSEGNGSIRATPEEVLSLSVAKSQSPGSSTVLVAHFDGQALHVVNIGDSGFLILRNGVVFERSYRMTYKFNFPYQIQRGGDPSELLEEYEIELEEGDVIIIATDGLFDNLYEQEIVSIVSASLSAGRRPKRIAKMLAAGAQEVGKSSTERCPFADAARAAGHARRHSGGKLDDVTVIVSLVRKEYSTHGRGL
- the LOC113762413 gene encoding probable protein phosphatase 2C BIPP2C1 isoform X3; protein product: MEHSDGSIVFQFGDPREAMKDDELKQSSLSNKGGESDGQVESRVVKVLDGDHERKVIVKKMEREVRVHSSNLVADSGTSGVVSTNEESSTSSFLEGPSKSSEKLNAEVPVSGLSVEKGWNVSSSELNANTLIDADDTLSTVSVLEKRSKKESGETSEALLDGKGDNEVLQQLVSVKPDSPTEVTDTVHQESDSESVELLDLPGDSESHSLESGINNIIMDDSSDSDTIEVMPVSPETDAEPTLDEEAGCIAVDTFGEEDTSIQISEIKSDQSIVLSEAGIGLDKLQRSDNSETSSLEIIQLESPEVPVDGEEIPIAEIVLSSAAALLPHPAKLLTGGEDAYFISGRYWLGIADGVGQWSDHGIDPGVYARELMDNCKKIVSEGNGSIRATPEEVLSLSVAKSQSPGSSTVLVAHFDGQALHVVNIGDSGFLILRNGVVFERSYRMTYKFNFPYQIQRGGDPSELLEEYEIELEEGDVIIIATDGLFDNLYEQEIVSIVSASLSAGRRPKRIAKMLAAGAQEVGKSSTERCPFADAARAAGHARRHSGGKLDDVTVIVSLVRKEYSTHGRGL
- the LOC113762413 gene encoding probable protein phosphatase 2C BIPP2C1 isoform X1; its protein translation is MMADCLCSILNSRAITSLSLLIPCCPPQNPFISPQALSFANPRVPRRRKEKQLLFCISNNEPSSSISSSSKFDIISTREHSDGSIVFQFGDPREAMKDDELKQSSLSNKGGESDGQVESRVVKVLDGDHERKVIVKKMEREVRVHSSNLVADSGTSGVVSTNEESSTSSFLEGPSKSSEKLNAEVPVSGLSVEKGWNVSSSELNANTLIDADDTLSTVSVLEKRSKKESGETSEALLDGKGDNEVLQQLVSVKPDSPTEVTDTVHQESDSESVELLDLPGDSESHSLESGINNIIMDDSSDSDTIEVMPVSPETDAEPTLDEEAGCIAVDTFGEEDTSIQISEIKSDQSIVLSEAGIGLDKLQRSDNSETSSLEIIQLESPEVPVDGEEIPIAEIVLSSAAALLPHPAKLLTGGEDAYFISGRYWLGIADGVGQWSDHGIDPGVYARELMDNCKKIVSEGNGSIRATPEEVLSLSVAKSQSPGSSTVLVAHFDGQALHVVNIGDSGFLILRNGVVFERSYRMTYKFNFPYQIQRGGDPSELLEEYEIELEEGDVIIIATDGLFDNLYEQEIVSIVSASLSAGRRPKRIAKMLAAGAQEVGKSSTERCPFADAARAAGHARRHSGGKLDDVTVIVSLVRKEYSTHGRGL
- the LOC113762413 gene encoding probable protein phosphatase 2C BIPP2C1 isoform X2 — translated: MMADCLCSILNSRAITSLSLLIPCCPPQNPFISPQALSFANPRVPRRRKEKQLLFCISNNEPSSSISSSSKFDIISTREHSDGSIVFQFGDPREAMKDDELKQSSLSNKGGESDGQVESRVVKVLDGDHERKVIVKKMEREVRVHSSNLVADSGTSGVVSTNEESSTSSFLEGPSKSSEKLNAEVPVSGLSVEKGWNVSSSELNANTLIDADDTLSTVSVLEKRSKKESGETSEALLDGKGDNEVLQQLVSVKPDSPTEVTDTVHQESDSESVELLDLPGDSESHSLESGINNIIMDDSSDSDTIEVMPVSPETDAEPTLDEEAGCIAVDTFGEEDTSIQISEIKSDQSIVLSEAGIGLDKLQRSDNSETSSLEIIQLESPEVPVDGEEIPIAEIVLSSAAALLPHPAKLLTGGEDAYFISGRYWLGIADGVGQWSDHGIDPGVYARELMDNCKKIVSEGNGSIRATPEEVLSLSVAKSQSPGSSTVLVAHFDGQALHVVNIGDSGFLILRNGVVFERSYRMTYKFNFPYQIQRGGDPSELLERIAKMLAAGAQEVGKSSTERCPFADAARAAGHARRHSGGKLDDVTVIVSLVRKEYSTHGRGL
- the LOC113761215 gene encoding uncharacterized protein LOC113761215, translated to MASTALLQSLFSTLNSPSHKGLESASLPCLPKSISLNQQSIGFARSQLQFKKNQKTHITNCAPSESHNAKTETPIELRFPAFPTVMDINQIREILPHRFPFLLVDRVIEYNPGVSAVAIKNVTINDNFFPGHFPERPIMPGVLMVEAMAQVGGLVMLQPEVGGSRENFFFAGIDKVRFRKPVIAGDTLVMRMTLIKLQKRFGIAKMEGKAYVGCDLVCEGEFLMATGSE
- the LOC113761214 gene encoding chlorophyll a-b binding protein CP24 10A, chloroplastic gives rise to the protein MAATSAAVLNGLGSPFLTGGKKSQALLASPTAARVGGAAAVAPKRLVVVAARPPKKSWIPGVRTGPGILDPEHLDGSLPGDYGFDPLGLGKDPAFLKWYREAELIHGRWAMTAVVGIFVGQAWSGIPWFQAGADPGAIAPFSFGSLLGTQLLLMGWVESKRWVDFFNPDSQSVEWATPWSRTAENFANATGEQGYPGGKFFDPLGVAGTLRDGVYIPDNEKLERLKLAEIKHARLAMVAMLIFYFEAGQGKTPLGAIGLSAV